Below is a window of Bifidobacterium asteroides DNA.
CCACTGGGATCCCACCCGCGCAGGGCGCCGACGAGGTCATCAAGGACAACAAGAAGACCCTTTCCAGGCGCAATATCCGGATCGGGCTTAGCTTCATAGCCCCGGCCCTGATCGTCCTGTCGGTCTTCGTCTTTTACCCGACCATCAAGACCTTCTTCACCTCGCTGACTACCGACCGCATCAACCGCAAGGGCATCTTCGTCGGTCTGCACAACTACGTCGAGCTTTTCACCAACGCGGACTTCTGGACCGACTTCCGCAACACGGTCATCTACGCGGTCGTCTACGCGCCGTTGGTGGTCATCGTGGCCCTGGCCTTCGCCCTGTTGCTCAACCGCAAGGACATCAAGGGGGTCGGCTTCTTCCGCACCTGCCTGTTCATGCCCTACATCATCTCGCTGACTGTGGCCTCCATCGCCTGGAGCTTCCTTCTCTCGCCATCACTGGGTCTCATACCCTACTGGGGCAAGGTGCTCTTCGGCATCCAACACATGGATCTGCTGGGAACCAAGTCCACGGCCCTGGCCACCATCATTTTCATCACCGTATGGAAGAACTTCGGCTATTTCATGGTCATTTTCCTGGCCGGCCTGCAGGGGATCAACCCGGACCTGTACGAGGCGGCCTCCCTGGATGGAGCCAACGCCTGGCAGCGCTTCCTGCACATCACCCTGCCAGGGCTGATGCCCACCTTTAACTACGTGGTCATCTTCGGACTGATCGGATCCTTCCAGGTCTTCGACCAGGTCTTCATCCTGACATCCGGAGGCCCCGACCGCGCCACGGAGACCATCGTCTACCGCATCTACACCGAGGCCTTCGGCAACGGCAAGATGGGCTATGCGTCGGCCCTGTCCTATGTCCTGCTGATCATGACGCTGATCATCGGCGTTATCCAGCTGGTCTGGAACAACAAGCATGAGAAGGAGGAAATCGGATGAGCCAGTCGACTCCTACCGCAATCGAGCACGATAAGCTGCTCAGGAGGGCCCATGCCCGACACATGGTGGCCAGGGTCCTGACCTACTTCCTGCTGATCCTGATGACGGTGATCATCATCTTCCCCTTGCTGATCGTGCTGATCACCTCCTTTACGCCCAACAAGCTGACCCAGACATGGCCGCCCAAGGTGATTCCCTCCTCATTCACCCTGGACAACTACACCTCGCTCTTCCAGCGGATGCCCATCGGCAAGCAGCTGATGAACACAGTGATTTTCGCCGGTGCTGTGACGGTCTTCTCGGTCTTCTTCGACTCCCTGGCCGCCTACGGGCTCTCTAGGATCGACTTCAAGGGGCGCGGCTTCCTGCTGGGAATCCTGATCGCCACCATGATGATCCCTGGCATGGCCCTGCTGATCCCGGTTTACAAGCTGCTGGCAAGCATGGGTCTGGTCAACTCTTACTGGGGCATCATCATCCCCAGGCTGGCTGATGTGGGCGGCATCTTCCTGATGCGGCAGTTCTTTATCTCCCTGCCCAAAGATCTGGACAACGCGGCTCGCATCGATGGTGCCGGCGAGTTCCGCATCTTCTGGCAGATTATCCTGCCCAACGCCAAGTCCTCGGTGCTGGTAGTGACCATGTTCAACTTCATGGGCAACTGGAACGACCTGCTCTGGCCATTGATCATGACCAGCCGCCCGGAGACAAGGACCATCACCGCCGGTCTGGCCATGCTGACCGGCCATGGCTCCTCGGTCACGCCCTATGGCGTGGTCATGGCAGGCGCCCTGATCTCGGCACTGCCCTTGCTGATCATCTTCTTCTTCATCCAGAAGAGCTTCGTGCAGGGCATCGCCATGACCGGTATCAAGTGATCGACGAGGCCACCATTATCGGCACCGGGCCCAGGGCCCTTTGAGGGGTGGGCCACTGCGCCTGGTGTCCAAGGGGCCGACGGGGGATGACCAACCCCCCGTCGGCCCCTTGTTCGTTCTGGATCTAGACTGGGCTGTTGAGCGTCGCGGACGGGGAGGTCAGGCATGGATGAGCGTCAGGGCGATCAATATGGGCTGAGCTCCGACCAGCAGGATGCCTTGGGGGTTCTGGCATCGGAGGATCCCCATGCTGGACAGTCCAAGTGGACCATCTTCAGGCAATTGCCGCCGAATGAGCGTTGGCCATATTTCGCCCAGCACTTTCTTCCCGGTATTCTGGCCGCCGCTCTGGTACTGGCCCTGCTGGTCGGCCTGGTCGTCACCAGACTGACCAGGCCGCCGGACCCGCTTCTTTCAGTTCAGGGCTTCAACATGAGCGCCCATGAGGAGGGGTTTGACCGCATCAAACAGGGATTCATGCACGACCAGGGAATCAAGGATGGCCGGCTGGTGGACATGGAGGCGACCCTGACGCTGAATGGCCAGGGCTACGACGATTCGGCCAAGGCCCTGACCCGGGTCACTGCAGGACAGATCAACATGGTGATCGCCCCGACGGGCCTCTTTCCGACTCTGTGTAAGCGCGGGCTGGTGGCTAAGCCCTCGCAAGGATTGAAGGGTGGTGACCTGCGGCGGTTAGCCAGCCAAGGCGTTCTGGTGGACTCCAAGGGACGGCAGGTATCGAATCCGTCCCATGCCATGGGACTGGATCTCTCCCGCTCATCGCGCTGGAGGCAGGTGCCCGGCCTGCCTGATCACGCCATCCTGGGGTTGAGCAACGTAGCCGACACCATAACCTACGTCCGGGCCTTTGTCGACTATATGGATTTCGGCTGAGTTCCCGGGTCCCTTTGAACCGTGTCTGCAACATGGATTCCCAGGGTGGATTCCCGCTCCAGCAGATGGTAGCCCACGATCACTCTGCGAGGGGTTCGGTCCGAATCTTCCTGACCCTCCTGCTGACCCACATGATCCAGCATCATGGAGATGGCCATCCGCGCCATCTCAGTGAAATCCACTGCCACGGTGGTCAGGGTGGGGACGGAGTAGGCTCCCGGTTCAATCCCGTCGAAACCGGTGACCGCGACATCCTCAGGCACCCGCAGTCCGCATTCAGCCAAGCCGCGGATGATGCCAAGGGCCAGGGCGTCATTCATGCAGCAGAGGGCATCGTAGTGCATGCCTTGGCGAGCAAGGGCATGTGCTGTCCGCCGTCCGGCCGGGGTGGACCAGTCACAGGTGACCAGGGCTTGGGAGGTATCCATGCCCAGGTCTTGCATGGTGTCCAGGGCCTGCCGATAGCGGTTCCGCCGCAAGGTCACGCTCAGGGCGTGGCTGGCGCTCAGGGCTCCCTGATGGCCGCCCACCACGCCGATCCTCCGGCGCCCGCAGGCATGCAGATGGCGTATGGCTGCGGTCATTCCGTCCCTGCTGGGAGTCTCGATGGAATCGTAGCAGGCTTGGTTCTGCGCGCTCATATCGTCGAAGAGCAGGACCGGCAGCCCGTTGGCCACCTGCTGGATTTCCCGGGCGCTGTTGTGGGTGGAGCAGACGAAGAGCCCGTCGCACATGGAAGAACGCAGCTCCTGGATCTGGCGGAGCTCCTTGGCCTTGTCGTACTGGCTGACCTGGATGATCAGCTTCAGATTTTTGGCGAAGAGCCGGCTGGCCAGGGAGTTGGCCAGCCTGGCATAGTAGCCGTTCTCCAGGTCCGGCACGATCAGGGTGAAGATGCCCGACCGGCCCGAGCGCAGGGCACGAGCGGATACGTTGGTGGAGTAATGGAGGCGCTGGGCCTGCCTGATGACCTTGCGGCGTGTAAGCGGTTTGACGATGTCCATGCCGCGCAGGGCCGCAGAGGCTGTCGATGGGGATACGCCTGCGGCATCCGCCACATCCTTGAGTGTTACCACCGCTTCGCCTCCTTGCGAACTTGACCAGGAACCGACGGGTCAAGTTTGGTCCCATAGGGCGACCTACATATCGAATCGTTGCAGTAATTCTATGTCTACTACCTGCTGAACGCGCCAACAACAGTAATGATTTGACAAGGAGGTAATGGGGATTGCATAATCAAATCGTTACGATTCCTATAGGATGACGACAGGTTTCACCCTCTGCAAGTATGCAAAGACGTATGCGTAGGCAAAGCAGCCGGGGTCCAGTATGACCCGATCCGCTTGCCAGGCCTTTCAAGGGCCGGGAATGGAGAAGGAGACTGATGATGACAACCAAGGCAACCATGATGAAGGGCCTGGCCGTGCTGTCGGCGCTGGCCGTGGCGGGTACTCTCGCCGCCTGTGGCGGGGGGGGGGGGGCTTCTCCACCGATGACAAGGGACGGCCCATAGTCAAGATTCTTGTGGTGAAAAATTCCAATGAAACCAAGATGGCCGACATGACTTGGGCCAAGGAGCTGGCCGCCGACTGCGGCTGTTCCATTCAGTGGCACGAGGTCAGCGACGATGCCTGGGGACAGCAGAAGAATGCCTCACTGGCTGCTGGCGAGATCGACGATCTGAACATCAGGGCCTTCAACCCGGACGATGCCGTCCGCAACCCCTCGGCCTTCGAGCCCTTGGGCGATGACCTGGACAAGCTCCCCAATGTCAAGCGCTTCTTCAAGGAGCAGCCCACAGCCCGCAAGTTCGTCACTGTCGACGGCAAGGTTCGTGTTCTGCCATCCAGCCGCACCAAGGGGTTCCTGGCCTCGGGCCAGCATCTGATGATCAACCGCGTCTGGCTGGAAAAACTGGGGCTCAAGGCCCCCACCACCTGGGATGAGATGCGTACGGTCATGGAGGCTTTCAAGACCCGCGATCCCAACGGCAACGGCAAGGCCGACGAAATCGCCTTTAACCCGCGGGCCCTGGTCACCGGCAAGATCGGCGACTGGTGGAGCCCCTTCCTGATGATGAATTCGACCGGCATCGTCACCCATTTCAATTCAGGACCCTCGCAGCAGGGGATCTATCTGCGCGACGGGAAGGTCGGCAACTGGATGCAGACCGACCAGTTCCGTCAGGTCATCGCCTTCTACCGCGAGATGGTCGAGAGGGGATGGGCCCCCTCGGACTGGGTCACTGCCAAGGGAGACAAGTACAACGCCCGCAACCAATCTGACGGGCAGACCGCCACGGTGGGCATGGTCTTCGGCTGGGACGACTCTGCCCTGGGATCCTACGGGTCGGCCATGGCCCAGCAGTATGAGAGCATCCCGGTGCCCGCGGCCGACGGGGTTTCCGCCGACAAGGTGGTCTGGGACGGCTCGCGCGAGGCCAACCGCTTTGAGGACTACCACATGGCCATGTCCGCAAATGCGGCTAACAAGGATGCTGCGCTGAAGGTCATCAACCTGCTTTATTCCGAAAAGTACTCCATCCAGCAGCTCTATGGCTCCCTAACTGATGAGTACCTGGAGAAGACCGGACCGCACGCCTACCGTGTCACCGACAAGTTCCACCAGGCCCAGGACGCGGCCAGGATTCCGGCCCTGGAGGACCGGCTGGCCGGCTGGATTCCTGATGCGGTCACTGTCGAGGGCGACCGGGGCATGGACCATGTGGCTGCCGTGGACAAGGCCTATGAGGAGCAGTATAAGCACTACGACCACGAGCGGGACATGATGCCTATTTATGTGCGTATCAGCGAGGCAGATCAGAACACTGTGGCCAACAACAACACCGCCCTGTTCAACTACGCCGTGCCTGTGGTCTCCAACTGGCTGGCCAAAGGGGGCGTCCAGGATGATGCCGCTTGGCGGGACTTCCAGAGCAATCTGAAGAAGTATCAGATCGATCAGAACACCACGATCTGGCAGAAGGCCTACGACAAGGCCCTCAAGGTCAAGTAAGCCGGCCGGCGCCGCTGGCAAGGAGGTTGAAGGTGCGTGCGGACAAGGAAGCGATCGAGCGCGGTAGCGACGTGCAGGTGGTGGATAACGACAAGGTGCGGAAAACCTGGCCTCTGCATAGGCGGCTGGCCTGGCATTTCCGACGATACTGGCAGCTCTGGCTCATGGCCCTGCCGGCCCTGGGCTTCACCCTGCTCTTTGCCTACGTGCCCATGTACGGCATCCAGCTGGCCTTCCGGGACTTTGTCCCCGCCAAGGGGCTGACCGGTGGCCGATGGGTGGGGCTGCAGTACTTCCGGCAGTTCTTCCAGTCGCCCCTCTTTGCCTCCACCATGATCAACACCTTCAAGATCAGCCTGGGGACGCTGGTCCTGGGGTTCATCACCCCTATCATTCTGGCCCTGCTGATCAACCAGATCGGCTCGCAGCGGATCAAGGGATTCGCCCAGACCATCACCTACATGCCTCACTTTATTTCCACTGTGGTCATCGTGGCCATGCTCAACATCTTCCTAACGCCTAATACCGGGCTGGTCGGCCGCTTCCTGGGCAAGGACAACGTCCTGGACAGCCCCGGCGCCGTGGCGCCCATCTACTGGATTAGCGAGGTCTGGCAACACTGCGGATGGAACGCCATCATCTATCTGGCGGCCCTGAGCTCGGTGGACCTGTCTCTTTACGAGGCGGCCAAGATGGACGGGGCAGGCCGGCTGCAGCTGATCCGCTACGTGGACCTGCCCACCATCATGCCCACCTGTGTGGTCCTCCTGATCATGAACATGGGCTCTGTGCTTTCGGTCGGCTTCGAAAAGGTCTGGCTGATGCAGAACGCCATGAACCTGCCGGGTTCCGAGGTCATATCCACCTATACTTTCAAGATCGGCATTCAATCTTTCCAATTCAGCTACGGAACGGCCATAGGCCTGTTCAACACGGTCATCAACTTCGTCTTCCTGGTCGGGGCCAACTGGATATCCAAGCGGGTCACCGACACCAGCATCTTCTGATCGCGCAGGTTAAGGAGGGTCATCATGACTAGCAGCAACGTCGCGCAACCGGCACCCAAGGCGAACCCTGGGGCCATCCCGTGGAACAAGCACACCAGGCAGCAGCAGAAGCCTGGGGATCTGGCCGTCGACATCGTCATAGCCCTGCTTCTGGCCGCCACGCTTCTCGCGGTCATCTACCCGCTCTGGTTCATCGTGGTCGCATCTCTGTCCGACCAGGGGGCGGTCTCCTCGGGGCGGGTCACGCTCTGGCCCGTGGGCTTCACGCTGGTCGGCTACCAGAGGGTTTTTCAGGATGCCCGCATCTGGACCGGCTATGGAAATACGGTCCTGTACGCCGTCCTGGGCACGGCTCTGAACCTGGTGGTCACCATGCCTGCGGCCTTCGCCCTGTCACGCCTGGAGTTCA
It encodes the following:
- a CDS encoding extracellular solute-binding protein, coding for MEKETDDDNQGNHDEGPGRAVGAGRGGYSRRLWRGGGGFSTDDKGRPIVKILVVKNSNETKMADMTWAKELAADCGCSIQWHEVSDDAWGQQKNASLAAGEIDDLNIRAFNPDDAVRNPSAFEPLGDDLDKLPNVKRFFKEQPTARKFVTVDGKVRVLPSSRTKGFLASGQHLMINRVWLEKLGLKAPTTWDEMRTVMEAFKTRDPNGNGKADEIAFNPRALVTGKIGDWWSPFLMMNSTGIVTHFNSGPSQQGIYLRDGKVGNWMQTDQFRQVIAFYREMVERGWAPSDWVTAKGDKYNARNQSDGQTATVGMVFGWDDSALGSYGSAMAQQYESIPVPAADGVSADKVVWDGSREANRFEDYHMAMSANAANKDAALKVINLLYSEKYSIQQLYGSLTDEYLEKTGPHAYRVTDKFHQAQDAARIPALEDRLAGWIPDAVTVEGDRGMDHVAAVDKAYEEQYKHYDHERDMMPIYVRISEADQNTVANNNTALFNYAVPVVSNWLAKGGVQDDAAWRDFQSNLKKYQIDQNTTIWQKAYDKALKVK
- a CDS encoding carbohydrate ABC transporter permease → MSTTTGIPPAQGADEVIKDNKKTLSRRNIRIGLSFIAPALIVLSVFVFYPTIKTFFTSLTTDRINRKGIFVGLHNYVELFTNADFWTDFRNTVIYAVVYAPLVVIVALAFALLLNRKDIKGVGFFRTCLFMPYIISLTVASIAWSFLLSPSLGLIPYWGKVLFGIQHMDLLGTKSTALATIIFITVWKNFGYFMVIFLAGLQGINPDLYEAASLDGANAWQRFLHITLPGLMPTFNYVVIFGLIGSFQVFDQVFILTSGGPDRATETIVYRIYTEAFGNGKMGYASALSYVLLIMTLIIGVIQLVWNNKHEKEEIG
- a CDS encoding carbohydrate ABC transporter permease produces the protein MSQSTPTAIEHDKLLRRAHARHMVARVLTYFLLILMTVIIIFPLLIVLITSFTPNKLTQTWPPKVIPSSFTLDNYTSLFQRMPIGKQLMNTVIFAGAVTVFSVFFDSLAAYGLSRIDFKGRGFLLGILIATMMIPGMALLIPVYKLLASMGLVNSYWGIIIPRLADVGGIFLMRQFFISLPKDLDNAARIDGAGEFRIFWQIILPNAKSSVLVVTMFNFMGNWNDLLWPLIMTSRPETRTITAGLAMLTGHGSSVTPYGVVMAGALISALPLLIIFFFIQKSFVQGIAMTGIK
- a CDS encoding sugar ABC transporter permease is translated as MQVVDNDKVRKTWPLHRRLAWHFRRYWQLWLMALPALGFTLLFAYVPMYGIQLAFRDFVPAKGLTGGRWVGLQYFRQFFQSPLFASTMINTFKISLGTLVLGFITPIILALLINQIGSQRIKGFAQTITYMPHFISTVVIVAMLNIFLTPNTGLVGRFLGKDNVLDSPGAVAPIYWISEVWQHCGWNAIIYLAALSSVDLSLYEAAKMDGAGRLQLIRYVDLPTIMPTCVVLLIMNMGSVLSVGFEKVWLMQNAMNLPGSEVISTYTFKIGIQSFQFSYGTAIGLFNTVINFVFLVGANWISKRVTDTSIF
- a CDS encoding LacI family DNA-binding transcriptional regulator, whose translation is MVTLKDVADAAGVSPSTASAALRGMDIVKPLTRRKVIRQAQRLHYSTNVSARALRSGRSGIFTLIVPDLENGYYARLANSLASRLFAKNLKLIIQVSQYDKAKELRQIQELRSSMCDGLFVCSTHNSAREIQQVANGLPVLLFDDMSAQNQACYDSIETPSRDGMTAAIRHLHACGRRRIGVVGGHQGALSASHALSVTLRRNRYRQALDTMQDLGMDTSQALVTCDWSTPAGRRTAHALARQGMHYDALCCMNDALALGIIRGLAECGLRVPEDVAVTGFDGIEPGAYSVPTLTTVAVDFTEMARMAISMMLDHVGQQEGQEDSDRTPRRVIVGYHLLERESTLGIHVADTVQRDPGTQPKSI